A window of the Loxodonta africana isolate mLoxAfr1 chromosome 3, mLoxAfr1.hap2, whole genome shotgun sequence genome harbors these coding sequences:
- the PBXIP1 gene encoding pre-B-cell leukemia transcription factor-interacting protein 1 isoform X3, whose amino-acid sequence MEKGTLEGDGCDVEPSGAEDTVAQGDLQETTLVAGLGPDTQGLEDRNPQQSLPSSPKIAQIREELHCSSSEDDTDMDVEGLRRRWGRGPGPPQSSAPLGVEDQAGSEDVVRELGISLNMCLLGALVLLGLGILFFSGGLSESEGGPMEEVELQVFPDTGSDTELQDAAGDGQDGRREQLQASAPPGSVPSLQNMALLLDKLAKENQDIRLLQAQLQTQKEQLQSLMHQPKRLEEENAQLRGALQQGEASQRALESELQQLRARLQELKADCIVWSPDGVCLTWGRGLQGDKTTEGQGPRGQWPGSGFLEQKEQLEAEAQALRQELESQRRLLGSVQQDLEQSLQEAGRGDPAHSGLAKLSHRLAQKLEKLESWGQDPGAPANASEAQGHERLFRSSKERSGREKWWNGRGDWKSEHWKHKKEESGRERKKSWEGEKDREQTRKWKEGKPRVEEWKGKDGKQQGPKEPPRKSGSPHSPAERQKHPQWREGAKDRHDHLPTWADLLRHKYRAPQGCSGVDECARQEGLAFFGMELAPVRQQELASLLRTYLARLPWAGQLAKDLPFSPAYFGEDGIFRHDRLRFRDFVDALEDSLEEVAVRQTGDDSEVDDFEDYIFSHFFGDKALKKRSGKKDKHFRGHKVLGSREDHSHHHSHHHRA is encoded by the exons GGCACCCTAGAAGGTGATGGTTGTGATGTGGAACCCTCTGGCGCAGAAGACACAGTGGCTCAGGGCGACTTACAGGAGACAACCCTCGTGGCAGGCCTGGGACCGGATACACAGGGCCTGGAGGACCGAAATCCCCAACAGAGCCTGCCATCATCCCCCAAAATAG CTCAAATCAGGGAGGAGCTCCACTGCTCCAGCAGTGAGGACGACACCGACATGGATGTGGAGGGCCTGCGGAGACGGTGGGGCCGGGGCCCTGGCCCGCCTCAGTCCTCGGCACCCCTGGGTGTGGAGGACCAGgcagggagtgaggatgtggttAGGGAGCTGGGCATCTCCCTCAACATGTGCCTTCTCGGAGCTCTGGTTCTTCTGGGCCTGGGGATCCTCTTCTTCTCCG GTGGCCTTTCAGAATCTGAGGGCG GGCCCATGGAGGAAGTGGAGCTGCAGGTCTTCCCGGATACTGGGTCAGATACTGAGTTGCAGGATGCTGCAGGAGATGGGCAG GACGGACGAAGGGAGCAGCTGCAGGCCTCAGCGCCCCCTGGGAGTGTCCCCAGCCTGCAGAACATGGCCCTTCTGTTAGACAAGCTGGCCAAGGAGAACCAGGACATCAGGCTGCTACAGGCCCAGCTGCAG ACCCAGAAGGAACAGCTCCAGAGTCTGATGCACCAGCCCAAACGGCTGGAGGAGGAGAATGCCCAGCTCCGGGGGGCCCTGCAGCAGGGCGAGGCCTCCCAGCGGGCCCTGGAGTCAGAGCTGCAGCAGCTGCGGGCCCGGCTCCAGGAGCTGAAGGCTGACTGTATAGTCTGGAGCCCAGACGGGGTTTGCCTCACCTGGGGCAGAGGACTGCAGGGTGACAAGACCACTGAGGGCCAAGGCCCCAGGGGGCAGTGGCCAGGCTCTGGCTTCCTGGAGcagaaggagcagctggaggctgAGGCCCAGGCACTAAGGCAAGAGCTGGAGAGCCAGCGACGGCTTCTAGGGTCTGTGCAGCAGGACCTGGAGCAGAGCTTGCAGGAGGCCGGCCGAGGGGACCCAGCCCATTCTGGCCTGGCCAAGCTGAGCCATAGACTGGCCCAGAAGCTAGAGAAGCTAGAGAGCTGGGGCCAGGATCCTGGGGCCCCTGCCAATGCTTCCGAGGCCCAGGGTCACGAACGCCTCTTCCGGAGTTCCAAGGAGCGAAGTGGAAGGGAAAAGTGGTGGAATGGGCGGGGGGACTGGAAGTCTGAGCATTGGAAGCATAAGAAGGAGGAATCTGGCCGGGAaaggaagaagagctgggagGGTGAGAAGGACCGGGAACAGACAAGGAAGTGGAAGGAGGGCAAGCCAAGGGTAGAAGAGTGGAAGGGCAAGGATGGCAAGCAACAAGGCCCCAAGGAACCCCCAAGGAAAAGTGGGAGCCCTCACTCTCCTGCAGAAAGGCAGAAGCATCCTCAGTGGAGGGAAGGGGCTAAAGACAGGCATGACCACCTGCCAACCTGGGCAGACCTGTTGAGGCACAAGTACCGGGCACCCCAGGGCTGCTCAGGTGTGGACGAGTGTGCGCGGCAAGAGGGCCTGGCCTTCTTCGGCATGGAGCTAGCCCCAGTGCGGCAACAGGAGCTAGCCTCTCTGCTGAGGACCTACCTGGCACGGCTGCCCTGGGCTGGGCAGCTGGCCAAGGACCTGCCCTTCTCACCTGCTTATTTTGGTGAGGATGGCATCTTCCGCCACGACCGCCTTCGCTTCCGGGATTTTGtggatgccttggaagacagcctgGAGGAGGTGGCTGTGAGGCAGACAGGTGATGACAGTGAGGTGGATGACTTTGAGGACTACATCTTCAGTCACTTTTTTGGAGACAAAGCACTGAAAAAGAG GTCGGGGAAGAAGGACAAGCACTTCCGGGGCCACAAAGTCTTGGGGTCCAGGGAAGATCACAGCCaccaccacagccaccaccacagAGCCTGA